One genomic segment of Arachis duranensis cultivar V14167 chromosome 4, aradu.V14167.gnm2.J7QH, whole genome shotgun sequence includes these proteins:
- the LOC107484051 gene encoding uncharacterized protein LOC107484051, which translates to MVSDQGTLFCNRRLIALLKKHGIIHKVRIAYHPQTNGQAEVSNKEIKRILEKIVKPHRKDWGTRLQDVLWAYRTAYKTPIGMSPFRLVYGKACHLLVEIVYTTFWAVREINMRFERAGVERKMQLHAVQREYEDEGCA; encoded by the coding sequence atggtgagtgatcaaggcaccCTTTTTTGTAATAGGAGACTGATCGCTCTACTAAAGAAGCATGGCATTATTCACAAGGTAAGAATTGCTTACCACCCGCAGACTAACGGACAAGCAGAGGTGTCTAACAAAGAGATAAAGCGTATCCTAGAGAAgatagtcaagcctcatagGAAGGACTGGGGCACTAGGCTACAAGATGTACTTTGGGCATACCGGACAGCGTACAAGACACCTATAGGGATGAGCCccttccgcttagtttatggaaaggcatgtcacctCCTAGTCGAGATAGTGTACACGACATTCTGGGCGGTAAGAGAAATCAACATGAGATTTGAGAGGGCCGGAGTTGAAAGGaaaatgcaactacatgctgtACAAAGAGAATATGAAGATGAAGGTTGTGCATGA